One Chlorobaculum limnaeum genomic window carries:
- a CDS encoding alpha-amylase family glycosyl hydrolase, producing MSTPTLDIILESLETAKRRQPAQPYAVPNLWRTGATGVAMVDPFDYFIDALAAIKATAPLEPDGAATDEQNWSASATVYNLFVRYNAAFDHDRDGRIGTEPLPGGFRETGTLLKAIAMLPAIRQMGVNTLYLLPLTSIGKVNRKGELGSPYAIKNHFRLDETLGEPALDLPVETQLKALVEAAHHLGMRVVFEFVFRTASIDSDWIAEHPEWFYWLRKDGDLESYGPPAFDHDTLARIYEQVDKHDFHELPEPDETYRNRFAPTPEKITATDNGYNGVTEDGGECVIASAFADWPPDDRQPPWSDVTYLKLHDAPRFNYIAYNTIRMYDEALERPELRAMELWNKITGIIPWCREAFGIDGAMIDMGHALPPELKAAIVAEARRGKPEFAFWDENFDPSPKLKEEGFSAVLGSLPFVIHDVQYIKGLLNFLNRNGVAIPFFATGENHNTPRVCHNYAGREAGRRRALFLFTLGAMLPAMPFIHSGMEICEWHPVNLGLNFNDDDRQRFPAESLPLFSAAACDWENANGLAPLRDDLRRVLDIRSRYFDLVRRGEIGSIVQPYISDPALLTVMRKSGGRSLVFAGNSNFENAVSGTMEFEQETMKLEELITGRTLTISGHKLTHDFAPGECIMFELPDTAQE from the coding sequence TTGAGCACGCCTACCCTCGACATCATTCTCGAATCGCTGGAGACGGCAAAGCGCCGCCAGCCCGCGCAACCCTACGCCGTACCCAATCTCTGGCGCACTGGCGCGACCGGCGTTGCGATGGTCGATCCCTTCGACTACTTCATCGACGCTCTCGCCGCGATCAAAGCCACGGCTCCGCTCGAACCGGACGGGGCGGCAACGGACGAGCAGAACTGGAGCGCCTCTGCGACCGTCTACAACCTCTTCGTCCGGTACAACGCGGCCTTCGACCATGACCGCGACGGCAGGATCGGCACGGAGCCACTGCCGGGCGGATTCCGGGAGACCGGCACCCTGCTCAAGGCCATCGCCATGCTGCCCGCCATCCGCCAGATGGGCGTCAACACGCTTTATCTGCTGCCACTGACCAGCATCGGCAAGGTGAACCGCAAGGGGGAACTCGGCTCGCCCTACGCGATCAAAAACCATTTCAGGCTCGACGAAACCCTCGGCGAACCGGCGCTCGACCTGCCGGTGGAGACGCAGTTGAAAGCGCTGGTCGAAGCGGCGCATCACCTCGGCATGAGGGTCGTTTTCGAGTTCGTCTTCCGCACGGCCTCTATCGACAGCGACTGGATCGCCGAACACCCGGAGTGGTTCTACTGGCTCCGCAAGGATGGCGACCTCGAAAGCTACGGACCGCCCGCGTTCGACCACGACACGCTGGCTCGCATCTACGAGCAGGTGGACAAGCACGACTTCCACGAGCTGCCCGAGCCGGACGAGACGTACCGAAACCGTTTCGCGCCAACGCCAGAGAAAATTACGGCTACCGACAATGGCTACAACGGCGTAACTGAGGATGGCGGCGAGTGCGTCATCGCCAGCGCCTTCGCCGACTGGCCGCCGGACGACCGTCAGCCGCCGTGGAGCGACGTCACCTACCTGAAGCTGCACGACGCGCCCCGCTTCAACTACATCGCCTACAACACGATACGGATGTACGACGAGGCGCTTGAACGCCCCGAACTCCGCGCGATGGAGCTGTGGAACAAGATCACCGGCATCATTCCGTGGTGCCGCGAGGCGTTCGGCATCGATGGCGCAATGATCGACATGGGCCACGCGCTGCCGCCGGAGCTGAAAGCCGCGATTGTCGCCGAAGCTCGCCGTGGCAAGCCGGAGTTCGCCTTCTGGGACGAGAACTTCGATCCGTCGCCGAAGCTGAAGGAGGAGGGGTTCAGCGCCGTGCTCGGCTCGCTGCCTTTCGTCATTCACGACGTACAATACATCAAGGGACTGCTGAATTTCCTGAACCGCAACGGCGTAGCGATTCCGTTTTTCGCCACTGGCGAAAATCACAATACGCCGCGAGTGTGCCACAATTATGCCGGACGCGAAGCCGGACGCCGCCGCGCCCTCTTTCTCTTCACGCTCGGCGCGATGCTTCCGGCGATGCCCTTCATCCACTCCGGCATGGAGATTTGCGAGTGGCATCCGGTGAACCTCGGCCTGAACTTCAACGACGACGACCGCCAGCGCTTCCCGGCGGAGAGCTTGCCGCTCTTCAGCGCCGCCGCCTGCGACTGGGAAAATGCCAACGGCCTCGCGCCGCTCCGCGACGACCTTCGCCGCGTGCTCGACATCCGCAGCCGCTACTTCGACCTCGTCCGCCGCGGCGAGATCGGCTCGATCGTGCAGCCCTACATCTCCGATCCGGCGCTTCTGACGGTGATGCGCAAATCAGGCGGCAGATCGCTTGTGTTCGCCGGCAACAGCAACTTCGAGAACGCCGTGTCAGGCACGATGGAGTTCGAACAGGAGACGATGAAGCTCGAAGAGCTGATCACCGGGCGAACGCTGACCATCTCCGGCCACAAGCTGACGCACGATTTCGCTCCCGGCGAATGCATCATGTTCGAGCTGCCGGATACGGCTCAAGAGTAA
- a CDS encoding carbohydrate kinase family protein translates to MSLLVIGSLAFDDIETPFGRSDSTLGGSSTYIALSASYFTDPIRMVGVVGSDFGKEHFDLLHAKNIDTKGIQKVESGKTFRWAGRYHYDMNTRDTLDTQLNVFAEFDPHVPAQYRDSKYVCLGNIDPELQLKVLDQISNPELVVCDTMNFWIEGKPEELKKVLARVDVFIVNDSEARLLSGDPNLVKSARIIREMGPKTLIIKKGEHGALLFTDSGIFAAPAFPLESIFDPTGAGDTFAGGFIGHLARCGSTSEAEMRKAVLYGSAMASFCVEQFGPYRYNDLDLLEVDDRYQSFLELSRIEA, encoded by the coding sequence ATGTCACTTCTCGTCATTGGATCCCTCGCTTTCGACGACATCGAAACCCCCTTTGGCCGCTCCGACAGCACCCTCGGCGGTTCATCGACCTACATCGCGCTTTCGGCGAGCTACTTCACCGATCCGATCCGGATGGTCGGCGTTGTGGGTTCCGATTTCGGAAAGGAGCACTTCGACCTGCTTCATGCCAAAAACATCGACACAAAGGGCATCCAGAAAGTCGAGTCGGGCAAGACCTTCCGCTGGGCTGGCCGCTACCACTACGACATGAACACCCGCGACACGCTCGACACGCAGCTCAACGTCTTCGCCGAGTTCGACCCGCACGTCCCGGCGCAGTACCGCGACTCGAAATATGTGTGCCTCGGTAACATCGATCCCGAGTTGCAGCTCAAGGTGCTCGACCAGATTTCCAACCCCGAGCTGGTCGTTTGCGACACGATGAACTTCTGGATCGAGGGCAAGCCCGAAGAGCTGAAGAAGGTGCTCGCTCGGGTTGACGTATTCATCGTCAACGACAGCGAAGCGCGCCTGCTCTCCGGCGATCCGAACCTGGTCAAGAGCGCGCGCATCATCCGCGAGATGGGACCAAAAACGCTCATCATCAAAAAAGGCGAACACGGCGCGCTGCTCTTCACCGACAGCGGCATCTTCGCAGCTCCGGCCTTCCCGCTCGAATCGATCTTCGACCCGACCGGCGCGGGCGACACCTTCGCGGGCGGCTTCATCGGCCACCTGGCCCGTTGCGGCAGCACGAGCGAAGCCGAGATGCGCAAAGCCGTGCTCTACGGCAGCGCGATGGCCAGCTTCTGCGTTGAGCAGTTCGGGCCTTACCGCTACAACGATCTCGACCTGCTTGAAGTCGACGACCGCTACCAGAGCTTCCTGGAGCTGTCGCGCATAGAGGCGTAA
- a CDS encoding sodium:solute symporter family protein: MAQLTLLDIAFIAGYLLLTLFVGLFFSRRASENVGEFFLSGRKLPWWIAGTGMVATTFAADTPLAVAGFVARNGIAGNWVWWTFVSGGMLTVFFFARLWRRANILTDLEFIELRYSGKAASFLRGFKAIYFGLFINAVIIGWVNLAMFKIIKIMIPGLDPQLAIVALVIFTAIYSGMSGLWGVSITDAVQFVIAMAGCIILAVLAVNSPQVTAAGGLKQALPGWMFDFFPSFSSTVNSSQTGAYALPFTAFAAMAFVQWWSSWYPGAEPGGGGYIAQRMMSAKDEKHSLLATLWFTIAHYCVRPWPWIVVGLASLVMFPNLPAGQKEDGFVHVMNAVLPAGLKGLLIAAFMAAYMSTLSTHLNWGTSYLINDLYKRFVKPEGNENHYVLMSRIVTAITAIFALYITFYVLETITGAWEFIIQCGAGTGFVLIMRWFWWRLNAWSEITSMVAPIIAYTWISRFTTIMFPESIYIIVLFTIACTLAVTWLTAPTDRSTLHAFYRTTRVGGVLWKPVADELPDVKGDTGFPALFADWFFGIVLVYATLFGTGKLIFGEPVAAALYYAAGAVAGAMIYRDLSKRNWKTFD, from the coding sequence ATGGCACAACTCACCCTGCTCGATATTGCGTTCATCGCGGGCTACCTGCTCCTGACCCTCTTTGTTGGACTGTTCTTTTCGCGACGAGCCTCCGAAAATGTTGGCGAGTTTTTCCTCTCGGGGCGCAAGCTGCCGTGGTGGATCGCGGGCACCGGCATGGTCGCCACGACGTTCGCCGCCGACACGCCGCTCGCCGTCGCCGGGTTCGTGGCCAGGAACGGCATCGCGGGCAACTGGGTGTGGTGGACCTTCGTGTCTGGCGGTATGCTGACGGTATTCTTTTTCGCGCGCCTCTGGCGGCGGGCCAACATCCTGACCGACCTCGAATTCATCGAGCTGCGCTACAGCGGCAAAGCCGCGAGCTTTCTGCGCGGTTTCAAGGCAATCTATTTCGGGCTCTTCATCAACGCGGTGATCATCGGCTGGGTGAACCTCGCCATGTTCAAGATCATCAAGATCATGATCCCCGGACTCGACCCCCAGCTCGCCATCGTCGCTCTGGTGATTTTCACGGCGATCTACTCCGGCATGTCCGGCCTCTGGGGGGTCTCGATCACCGACGCCGTGCAGTTCGTCATCGCCATGGCGGGTTGCATCATCCTGGCCGTGCTGGCGGTCAACTCACCGCAGGTCACGGCGGCTGGCGGACTGAAGCAGGCGCTGCCCGGCTGGATGTTCGACTTCTTCCCGTCGTTCTCCTCGACCGTAAACAGTTCTCAGACTGGGGCTTACGCGCTTCCCTTCACCGCCTTCGCCGCGATGGCCTTCGTGCAGTGGTGGTCGTCGTGGTATCCGGGCGCGGAGCCGGGCGGCGGCGGCTACATCGCCCAGCGCATGATGAGCGCCAAGGACGAAAAGCACTCGCTTTTGGCGACGCTCTGGTTCACCATCGCCCACTACTGTGTGCGCCCGTGGCCGTGGATCGTGGTCGGCCTGGCAAGCCTCGTGATGTTCCCGAACCTGCCCGCCGGCCAAAAGGAGGACGGCTTCGTGCACGTCATGAACGCCGTGCTGCCCGCCGGGCTGAAGGGGCTGCTCATCGCGGCCTTCATGGCGGCATACATGTCAACGCTCTCGACCCACCTCAACTGGGGCACGAGCTACCTCATCAACGACCTCTACAAACGCTTCGTCAAGCCGGAGGGTAACGAGAATCACTACGTGCTCATGTCAAGGATCGTCACGGCGATCACGGCGATCTTCGCGCTCTACATCACATTTTACGTCCTCGAAACCATCACCGGTGCGTGGGAGTTCATCATCCAGTGCGGCGCGGGTACCGGCTTCGTGCTCATCATGCGCTGGTTCTGGTGGCGGCTGAACGCCTGGTCGGAGATCACCTCGATGGTCGCGCCGATCATCGCCTACACCTGGATCAGCCGGTTCACGACGATCATGTTCCCCGAATCGATCTATATCATCGTGCTCTTCACGATTGCCTGCACCCTCGCCGTCACCTGGCTCACCGCGCCGACCGACCGCTCGACGCTGCACGCCTTCTACCGCACCACGCGCGTCGGTGGCGTCTTGTGGAAACCGGTCGCTGACGAACTGCCTGACGTCAAAGGCGATACCGGCTTCCCCGCTCTCTTCGCCGACTGGTTTTTCGGCATCGTGCTGGTTTACGCCACACTGTTCGGTACCGGAAAGCTGATTTTCGGAGAACCGGTGGCAGCCGCGCTTTATTACGCCGCCGGAGCGGTCGCCGGAGCGATGATCTACCGCGACCTGTCGAAACGCAACTGGAAAACCTTCGACTGA
- a CDS encoding Maf family protein, protein MAGQKRLILASQSPRRKELLAMTGIPFETASVEIDETFDPARSVEENVIAISKQKAEAVALTLSHADANAVVLGSDTTVLLDGEALGKPGDFDHAFEMLSALQGRSHEVLTGFCILHDGNAVLDYARTTVEFGVMTSGEITRYIEVMKPFDKAGAYGIQDPLLACFVTRIDGCYYNVVGLPVSKIYAALKPLFPFEG, encoded by the coding sequence ATGGCTGGACAGAAACGACTCATCCTCGCCTCGCAATCGCCGCGCCGCAAGGAGCTGCTCGCCATGACGGGAATTCCGTTCGAGACCGCCTCGGTCGAGATCGACGAAACCTTCGATCCCGCGCGGTCGGTCGAGGAGAATGTCATAGCAATCTCGAAGCAGAAAGCCGAAGCCGTGGCGCTAACCTTGTCGCATGCTGACGCAAATGCGGTCGTGCTCGGCTCCGACACCACCGTGCTGCTCGACGGCGAGGCGCTCGGCAAGCCCGGCGACTTCGACCACGCCTTCGAGATGCTCTCGGCGCTGCAAGGCCGCAGCCACGAGGTGCTGACCGGCTTCTGCATCCTGCACGACGGCAACGCGGTATTGGACTACGCCCGCACCACCGTCGAGTTTGGCGTCATGACTTCCGGCGAAATCACCCGCTACATCGAAGTGATGAAACCCTTCGACAAGGCCGGAGCCTACGGCATCCAGGATCCGCTGCTCGCCTGCTTCGTCACGCGCATCGACGGCTGCTACTACAACGTCGTCGGCCTGCCGGTCTCGAAGATATACGCAGCACTCAAACCACTCTTTCCCTTCGAAGGGTGA
- the miaA gene encoding tRNA (adenosine(37)-N6)-dimethylallyltransferase MiaA: protein MNAKPILVILGPTASGKTELAFRAARQIGGEIISADSRQIYRGMEIGTAKPPQWMLEEIRHHFIDEKEIGEPFSAGDFAEQAAERIRELRQRSITPIVAGGSTLYLEGLLKGFAELPPADPEIRARLTSELEHHGAEALYRRLEALDPEQAKTLDPTKTQRLIRSLEIIEISGEAVTTLQQKTSGPPSGIDFTVIGLDLPRELLYDRINRRTAAMMQAGLEAEARRLYDRFRDQWRSKQLNALDTVGYRELFEHFEGQHDLQTAETLIAQHTRNYAKRQLTFFRNRLNVEWVAAPLDEAGIDALVEEICRRVR, encoded by the coding sequence ATGAACGCCAAACCGATTCTCGTCATCCTCGGCCCGACCGCCTCCGGCAAAACTGAGCTGGCCTTCCGCGCTGCTCGCCAGATCGGCGGCGAGATCATCTCGGCGGACTCCCGCCAGATTTACCGCGGCATGGAGATCGGCACGGCCAAGCCGCCGCAGTGGATGCTGGAGGAGATCAGGCACCACTTCATTGACGAAAAAGAGATCGGCGAACCCTTCAGCGCCGGAGATTTCGCTGAACAGGCGGCGGAACGAATCCGGGAACTACGTCAGCGCAGCATCACGCCAATCGTCGCGGGCGGCTCGACGCTCTACCTCGAAGGTCTGCTCAAAGGCTTCGCCGAGCTGCCTCCCGCCGACCCTGAAATCAGAGCGCGGCTGACGAGCGAACTCGAACACCACGGCGCTGAAGCGCTCTACCGCCGTCTCGAAGCGCTCGACCCCGAGCAGGCAAAGACGCTCGACCCCACCAAAACCCAGCGCCTCATCCGAAGCCTCGAAATCATCGAAATTTCGGGCGAGGCGGTCACCACCTTGCAGCAAAAAACCTCCGGCCCACCCTCCGGCATCGACTTCACCGTCATCGGCCTCGACCTGCCCCGCGAGCTGCTCTACGACCGCATCAACCGTCGCACGGCAGCCATGATGCAAGCCGGACTCGAAGCCGAAGCCCGTCGTCTCTACGACCGGTTCCGCGACCAGTGGCGCAGCAAACAGCTCAACGCTCTCGACACCGTCGGCTACCGTGAACTCTTCGAACACTTTGAAGGCCAACACGACCTCCAGACCGCCGAAACCCTCATCGCCCAACACACCAGAAACTACGCCAAACGTCAGTTGACATTTTTCCGCAACCGGCTGAATGTCGAGTGGGTGGCTGCGCCGCTGGACGAAGCCGGGATCGACGCGCTGGTTGAGGAGATTTGCAGGCGAGTTAGGTAA
- a CDS encoding addiction module antidote protein — translation MNTVTIRDFDPAHYLDSDEMIVEYLKATAEDPNPEVFLGALGDVARAKGMGEIANNTGLGRERLY, via the coding sequence ATGAACACCGTGACAATCCGGGATTTTGACCCGGCACACTACCTCGACAGCGACGAAATGATTGTTGAATACCTCAAGGCAACTGCGGAAGACCCGAATCCGGAGGTTTTTCTTGGAGCCTTGGGCGACGTCGCCAGGGCAAAAGGCATGGGCGAGATCGCAAACAATACGGGCCTTGGTCGAGAACGCCTTTATTAA
- a CDS encoding STAS domain-containing protein encodes MKHSVSTRKELTILKLEEPVFDVRHAGIFKATIDTMVSNETSKNIIIDFSQVKAIDSSGIGSMLLAHQRANSSDGLAIFVSLCQQIKDLLKLTNLDKQLYIFSSINEVMTLIEPALKGKRSSRSRQPQVQDEGVDEIDVELEIPDEVFDSETFCDIEDETEESPELDELDELDELEESDEDEKPRQKNNSPENPPAKKRGRPKKSAQNGKEKLKT; translated from the coding sequence ATGAAACACTCCGTATCTACCCGCAAGGAATTGACTATCCTAAAGCTCGAAGAGCCGGTTTTCGATGTCCGCCATGCCGGCATTTTCAAGGCGACTATCGACACCATGGTCAGTAACGAGACCAGTAAAAACATCATCATCGATTTTTCGCAGGTAAAGGCGATCGACTCCTCGGGCATCGGCTCGATGCTTCTTGCACACCAGCGAGCCAACAGCTCCGACGGATTGGCCATTTTCGTCTCGCTCTGCCAGCAGATCAAAGACCTGCTCAAGCTGACCAACCTCGACAAACAGCTCTACATCTTCTCTTCGATCAACGAGGTCATGACGCTCATCGAACCGGCCCTGAAGGGTAAACGCAGCAGCCGGTCACGCCAGCCGCAGGTTCAGGACGAAGGCGTCGATGAAATCGACGTCGAACTTGAAATCCCGGACGAGGTCTTCGACAGCGAAACTTTCTGCGACATCGAAGACGAAACGGAGGAGAGTCCCGAACTCGATGAACTCGATGAACTCGATGAGCTCGAAGAATCCGATGAAGACGAAAAACCACGGCAGAAAAACAACTCCCCCGAAAATCCCCCGGCAAAAAAACGTGGCCGTCCAAAAAAGAGCGCACAAAACGGCAAGGAAAAACTGAAAACGTAA
- the cfa gene encoding cyclopropane fatty acyl phospholipid synthase, producing the protein MLDNLFQQRLENLLDAANITIDGNRPWDIRVHDRRMFRKTILEGNLGFGESYMEGWWECDDLEELFFRILSAGVDQQLVTLTVVMEYLQGALLNLQKPARAFTVGKHHYDAGNDLFRAMLDPWMMYSCACWRDAESLEMAQENKLCLIFDKLALEPGMRLLDIGCGWGGAARFAAERYGAKVVGITVSQEQASFAREFCKEFDVDIRLMDYRQLEGAFDRIVSIGMLEHVGYKNYRTYFDIARSCLKPEGRMLVQSIGSNAPVTGTDPWIEKYIFPNSMLPSISQISGGFEGRFVLEDWHSLSYDYALTLKAWERNVTRNWPSLKSSYDEKFYRMWRYYLLSCAGAFRARTIQLWQILLTPSGIKGECCIPHQPARRSFRDKDNGLAKSLRMPAPGRGQRREFPRSGAAAES; encoded by the coding sequence ATGCTCGACAACCTTTTCCAGCAACGGCTCGAGAATCTTCTCGATGCGGCAAACATCACCATCGACGGCAACCGCCCGTGGGACATCCGGGTGCACGACCGCCGCATGTTCAGAAAAACCATACTCGAAGGAAATCTCGGCTTCGGCGAATCCTACATGGAGGGATGGTGGGAGTGCGACGACCTCGAAGAGCTGTTTTTCCGTATACTTTCGGCTGGCGTCGACCAGCAGCTCGTCACGCTGACCGTCGTCATGGAGTATCTCCAGGGCGCGCTGCTCAACCTGCAAAAACCGGCTCGCGCCTTCACCGTAGGCAAGCACCATTACGACGCTGGCAACGACCTCTTCCGGGCGATGCTCGATCCGTGGATGATGTACAGTTGCGCCTGCTGGCGCGATGCCGAGAGCCTCGAAATGGCGCAGGAGAACAAGCTTTGCCTGATTTTCGACAAGCTCGCGCTCGAACCGGGCATGAGGCTGCTCGACATCGGCTGCGGCTGGGGCGGCGCGGCCAGGTTCGCCGCCGAACGGTATGGCGCGAAGGTGGTCGGCATCACCGTTTCGCAGGAGCAGGCGAGTTTCGCCAGGGAGTTCTGCAAGGAGTTCGACGTCGATATCCGTCTGATGGATTACCGCCAGCTCGAAGGCGCGTTCGACCGGATCGTTTCGATCGGGATGCTCGAACATGTCGGTTACAAGAACTACCGCACCTATTTCGATATTGCCCGGAGCTGCCTCAAGCCCGAGGGGCGAATGCTCGTGCAGAGCATCGGCAGCAACGCGCCGGTAACGGGCACCGATCCGTGGATCGAGAAATACATCTTTCCGAACTCGATGCTCCCGTCGATCAGCCAGATTTCCGGCGGTTTCGAAGGGCGCTTCGTACTCGAAGACTGGCACTCCCTCAGTTACGATTACGCTCTGACGCTCAAGGCATGGGAGCGTAACGTGACCCGCAACTGGCCGAGCCTCAAAAGCAGCTATGACGAAAAATTTTACCGCATGTGGCGCTATTACCTCCTGAGCTGCGCGGGAGCCTTCCGGGCGCGCACGATCCAGCTCTGGCAGATTCTGCTCACCCCCTCGGGCATCAAGGGAGAGTGTTGCATTCCGCACCAGCCAGCGAGGCGGAGCTTCAGGGATAAAGATAACGGTTTGGCGAAGTCGCTTCGAATGCCCGCACCTGGGCGCGGACAGCGGCGAGAATTTCCCCGATCGGGCGCTGCTGCTGAATCATGA
- a CDS encoding exo-beta-N-acetylmuramidase NamZ domain-containing protein, with protein MILLALSAPAARAEAFRYGLDVLDLENCAQLRGKRVGLITNAAAVSRTGEPGYRVLLRNGVDLKFLMAPEHGFALEYEAGQRVGNAGMGENLKVWSLYGDSRKPDISLLKTIDVLVFDLQDAGVRCYTYISTMKLAMEACSEAGVAFMVLDRPNPLAPLPASGFVLEPPFESFVGAAELPFIHGMSVGEIARWLQKRRFPGLTLQVVRMRGYRRDRFADDLPGFRFRPPSPNLRDFKTLLLYPATVMLEGTDVSEGRGTDAPFRMFGAPFIDSKALIQELERYRLPGVEFHRTSFTPERNKFSGVECQGVRLKVTDRERFDPFMTSTAILLSLQKLWPGETGLHRHATFFDQLAGTSRYRVMIQQQRPIGEILAAVRAQVRAFEATSPNRYLYP; from the coding sequence TTGATTTTACTTGCCTTGTCCGCTCCGGCAGCACGGGCCGAGGCGTTCCGTTATGGTCTCGATGTGCTCGATTTGGAGAACTGTGCTCAACTTCGGGGCAAGCGGGTCGGGCTGATTACCAACGCGGCGGCGGTGTCGCGCACTGGCGAGCCGGGGTACCGGGTGTTGTTGCGGAACGGGGTCGATCTCAAATTCCTGATGGCTCCCGAGCACGGGTTCGCTCTCGAATACGAGGCCGGTCAGCGGGTGGGCAATGCCGGGATGGGCGAGAACCTGAAAGTGTGGTCGCTCTATGGCGATTCCAGGAAGCCCGATATTTCGCTCCTCAAAACCATCGATGTGCTGGTGTTCGACCTTCAGGATGCCGGCGTGCGTTGCTACACCTACATTTCCACCATGAAGCTCGCGATGGAGGCGTGCAGCGAAGCGGGCGTCGCTTTCATGGTGCTCGACCGGCCCAATCCTCTCGCGCCGCTTCCGGCCAGCGGCTTCGTGCTGGAGCCGCCTTTCGAGTCGTTCGTCGGCGCGGCGGAGCTGCCGTTCATTCACGGCATGAGCGTGGGAGAGATCGCCCGATGGCTGCAAAAACGCCGCTTTCCCGGCCTTACGTTGCAGGTCGTCCGGATGCGGGGCTACCGGCGCGACCGCTTCGCCGACGATCTGCCGGGCTTCCGTTTTCGCCCGCCGTCGCCGAACCTGCGTGATTTCAAAACCCTGCTGCTCTATCCGGCCACCGTCATGCTGGAGGGAACCGATGTGAGCGAGGGGCGCGGCACCGATGCGCCGTTCCGGATGTTTGGCGCTCCATTCATCGACAGCAAAGCGCTCATCCAGGAACTCGAACGCTACCGTTTGCCCGGCGTCGAATTCCACCGGACGAGCTTCACGCCCGAGAGGAACAAATTCTCCGGCGTCGAGTGCCAGGGAGTCCGCCTGAAGGTGACTGATCGCGAGCGCTTCGATCCGTTCATGACCTCGACGGCGATTTTGCTCTCACTGCAAAAGCTCTGGCCCGGCGAAACCGGCCTGCACCGCCACGCAACCTTTTTCGACCAGCTCGCCGGAACCAGCCGTTACCGCGTCATGATTCAGCAGCAGCGCCCGATCGGGGAAATTCTCGCCGCTGTCCGCGCCCAGGTGCGGGCATTCGAAGCGACTTCGCCAAACCGTTATCTTTATCCCTGA